In the genome of Cryptomeria japonica chromosome 8, Sugi_1.0, whole genome shotgun sequence, one region contains:
- the LOC131045858 gene encoding pathogenesis-related thaumatin-like protein 3.8, with product MAKVSDLALLLVAGMAISLYIQEARAVKFDIKNQCGYTVWAAGLPGGGQQLTQGQTWTVNLAAGTQSARFWGRTGCSFDASGKGTCQTGDCGGQLICTVSGAVPATLAEYTQSDQDYYDVSLVDGFNIPLSINPTNAQCTAPACKADVNAVCPAELKVAGGCKSACVAFQTDHYCCTGSYTNSCPATNYSMIFKQQCPQAYSYAKDDTATFACPSGTDYTIVFCP from the exons ATGGCAAAAGTATCAGATCTTGCGCTTCTTCTTGTGGCTGGAATGGCCATATCTCTTTACATTCAAG AGGCGAGAGCAGTTAAGTTTGATATAAAGAACCAGTGCGGGTACACAGTGTGGGCGGCGGGATTACCCGGAGGAGGGCAGCAGCTGACCCAGGGTCAGACATGGACGGTTAATTTGGCGGCGGGGACACAGTCGGCAAGATTCTGGGGTCGAACCGGCTGCTCTTTCGATGCGAGCGGCAAAGGAACCTGTCAAACCGGTGACTGCGGCGGCCAACTGATCTGCACAGTCTCGGGAGCTGTTCCCGCCACGCTGGCCGAGTACACTCAGAGCGACCAGGACTATTACGACGTGTCGCTAGTGGACGGCTTcaatattcctctttccatcaacccTACCAATGCACAGTGCACTGCCCCTGCATGCAAAGCCGACGTGAACGCCGTGTGCCCTGCTGAGTTGAAGGTGGCCGGCGGATGCAAGAGTGCCTGCGTTGCCTTTCAAACAGACCATTATTGCTGCACTGGCAGCTATACCAACAGCTGTCCTGCGACAAACTACTCAATGATATTCAAGCAGCAGTGCCCTCAGGCCTACAGTTATGCCAAGGACGATACGGCCACATTCGCTTGCCCCTCCGGTACAGACTACACTATTGTATTCTGTCCCTAG